The Streptomyces sp. NBC_01268 genome segment GCGGCGGTGGACTCGTCGGGCTCCAGGACGGATTCGAGCAGCTGGACGTCGGCGGAGTCGGCCAGCTGCGGGACGAGGAAGGAGACGACCTCCTCCGCGGTCTGGCGCAGGTCGAGCGTGGTGCCGATCTTCTCGCCGGCCTCGGCGAGCAGGGTGAAACGGTGCCGGGCGCGCTCGACCTCGATGTGGGCCTGCTGGCTTTCGGTGACGTCGATGAGGGAGGCGATGACGCCGAGGGGGCGCCCGCCGTGGTCGAGGAGCGGTGCGTAGGAGCAGGACCAGATGTGGTCGTGGTCGGGGTCGGCGGGGGTGCGGCCGACCCGGCGGGCGTCGACGACGGCGGTGCCGCTGTCGAGCACCTGGGTCATCAGGGCCTCCAGCGCGCCGGCGTTCACGCCGGGGACGACCTCGGTGAGCCGGCGGCCCAGGTGAGCGGCGGGCGGTACGCCGTTCATCCGGGCGAGGGCGTCGTTGACGCGCAGGAAGCGCAGGTCGGGTCCGAGGGTGGCGAGGCCGATGGGCGACTGGGTGAACAGGGACTCCAGGGCCGCGAGCGAGTCCCGCATCCGCAGCACCTCGGAGGTCTCGACGGCGATCAGCATGGCGCCGTGGCGGCCCTGCGGGTCGGCGGCGGGGACGATCCACATCTCCATGACGACCTGGTGGCCGTCGCGGTGGCGTACCGGCAGGGTGCCGACGACGGTCTCACCGGCCTGCACCCGGCGGGTCAGCCGCTCGGCGAGCTCGCGGTTGGTGTCGGGGACGAGAAGCGGGGTGGCCAGGCGCCCGAGGACGTCCTCGGGGCGGTGGCCGAGCAGGTCCTGGGCGGCGAGGGACCATTCGACGATCCGGCCCTGGGCGTCCTCGCGCCAGAGCGCGATGGGCAGCAGATCGTTGAGCACGCCCGCGTATCCCACGGCCGCCCTGGGCGGTTGCGGAACCCTGCTCGGCGACTGGTGAGTGTGCAAGGCATCGACCTACGCATCAGCCTGGCCCCGAAGGGCGCAATACCTACCGATTCACCCTATCCGAGACACTCCGCAGAGGCGCTGCACAGTTCCGCCGAGCGACGACGGGGCGGCGCTTTCACATACCCCCCGGGGGTTCCGATTCCGTAGTTCTACGGATGTACGAACCCGTGCCGTTCTGAAAGAGTCTGCGCAAACGCCCACGATGTATGCGCATCCATGGACCGTATGCGCATCCATGGACCACGAGGAACCCGAGATCGCCCCCCACACGTCCCACATGTTCCAGGTCGATCTGCGTGGCCTGGTGGATCTGCTCTCCCACCACCTCTACTCCAGCCCCCGGGTCTACCTGCGCGAACTCCTCCAGAACGCCGTGGACGCCCTCACCGCCCGACGCGCCCTCGACCCCCGCGCACCCGCCCGGGTCCACCTCCACGCCGACGGCACCACCCTGCGCATCACCGACACCGGCATCGGCCTGACCGAGACCGACGTCCACACCCTCCTCGCCACCATCGGCCACAGCTCCAAACGCGACACCACCCACGGCCTGGACACCGCCCACGGACTCGAAACCGCCCGCGCCGACTTCCTCGGCCAGTTCGGCATCGGACTCCTCGCCTGCTTCGTCGTCGCCGCCGAGATCCGCGTCGTCTCCCGCTCCGCCCGCACCCCCCAGGCACCCCCCGTCGAATGGCGCGCCCACGACGACGGCTCCTACACCGTCACCACCCTCGACGACACCGCACACCCCGAACCCGGCACCACCGTCCACCTCACCGCCCGCCCCGGCACCACCGACTGGCTCACCCACGACCGCGTCCTCACCCTCGCCCGCCACTACGGCACCCTCCTCCCCCACACCATCCACGTCGGGCAGGACCGCGTCACGGACTCCCCTGCCGTCTGGGACCGCGCCTTCGCGAGCGCCGAGGAGCGCCGCACCGCCCTGGCCGGGCACTGCCGCGCGACGCTGGGGTTCACGCCCCTCGACGTCATCGAGCTCGACGTCCCCCTGGCCGGGCTGCGCGGCCTCGCCTACGTGCTGCCGTCCCAGGTCAGCCCGGCCCACCGCGGGGGCCACCGGGTCCACCTCAAGGGGATGCTGCTCACCGAGAAGGCCGACGGGCTGCTGCCGGACTGGGCGTTCTTCGTCCGCTGCGTCCTGGACACCGACACCCTGCGCCCCACCGCCTCCCGCGAGTCCCTGTACGAGGACGGGACGCTGGACGGCGTGCGCGAGGCCCTCGGCCGGGCCCTTCGCGACTGGCTGGCGGAGCTCGCGGCGAGCGATCCCGAGCGGCTGCGCCGCCTCCTCGCGGTGCACCACCTCGGCGTGCGGTACCTGGCGCGGCACGACGACGGGATCCTGGCGGCGATGCTGCCGTGGCTGCCGTTCGAGACCACCGACGGGCGCCTGTCCCTCGACGAGTTCGCCCGCCGCCACCCGGTCGTCCACTTCACCCGCACCGTCGAGGAGTTCCGCCAGGTCGCCGCCATCGCCGCCGCCCAGGGCATCGGCGTGGTCAACGGCGGACACACCTACGACTGCGCGCTCGTGGAGCGGCTGCCTTCGGTGCGGCCGGGGACCGTCGTGGCAGAACTCGACGCCGACACCGTCACCGACCGCCTGGACGCCGTCGCCCCCGACCACGAGCGTGCCCTCACCGCCTTCCTCTCCGTCGCCCGCACGGCCCTCGACGCGCTCGACTGCGACGTCACCCTGCGTGCCTTCCGCCCGCTCACGCTGCCGGCCCTGCTGCTCGACGCCCGCGACGGGCGGCATGAGCAGGCGCGGGCGGAGGCGGAGGGCGAGGCCGACGACCTGTGGGCCGGCATCCTCGGCTCCCTGCGCGGCAGCACCCCCCGCGCCCGCCTCGTCCTCAACCACCAGAGCCCCCTCGTCCGCCGCATCGCCACCCTCGACGAACCCCGGCTCACCGCCACCGCCGTCGAAGCCCTCTACGGACAAGCCCTCCTCATGGCCCAACGCCCCCTCCGCCCCGCCGACAACGCCCTCCTCAACCGCACCTTCCTCGGCCTCCTCGAACGGTCCGTGCGACCGGGTCCCGGCGGGACGGCCCGTACGGCGGATCCGGCCCCCGAACGCCCCTCCGGAGAACACCGATGAGCCGCTCGCTCGACGAGATCCGCACCGACGTCTACCGCAACAGCGAGGAACCGTACGGCTCCGCCCGCAGCGCCCGCGCCGAGCGGCTGGTCACCGAGGCGGAGGCGACGGGCGACCGCCCGCTGCTCGTCGAGGCCCTGACGGAACTCACCGTCGCGTACACCTCCAACGCGGAGGGCGACAAGATGTTCGTGCCGTTCGCGCGGCTGCTGCGGATGTGGGACCAGAACCCGGCCGACTTCGACGAGGACGACACCCACGAGCTGTTCTGGATGTTCAAGTGGGTGAGCGGCAACGCGCTCGACCAGCCCGGCATCCCGCTCGACTCCATCGAGCAGTGGCTCACCGAGATGCGGCACCGGTACCGGCTCGCCGGGCACTCCGAACGCGGGGTCCACTCCCGGGAGTTCGAGGTCGCCCGGCATCTCGGGGACCTGCCGCGCGCCGAGCGCGCCCTGGCCGCGATGCTCGCCTCCGAACGCGACGAGATGGCCGACTGCCACGCCTGCGAGCTGCACGAACGCGGCCGGTGGGAGACCGAGCGGGGCGAGGACGCCCGCGCGCTCGACGTGTGGCTTCCGGTGCTCGACGGGCGCGCGGGCTGCATGCACGAGCCGCACGCCGTCCTCGCGCTCTCCCTGCTGCCCCTGGTCCGCCTCGGCCGGCTCGACGAGGCCCGCGCCCATCACCTGCGCGGCTACCGCATGGCCCGTGCCGAGGCCGGGCTCACCGTCTCCGTCGCCGCGCACGTCGAGTTCTGCGCATTGACCGGCAACGAGCCGCGCGGCCTGGAGATCCTCGCCGAACAGTCCGCCCGCTGGGGCCCGCGCGGCGACGCCGGCCCCTACCTCCAGTGGCTGAGCTGCGCGGCCCTGCTCACGGGCCGGCTCGTCACCCTCGGCCAGGGAGAGCGCCCGGTGTCCGGCCCCGCGGGCACACAGTGGACGGCGGCCTCGCTCCACGCGTACGCGACCCAGGAAGCCCTCGCCCTGGCGGCCCGTTTCGACACCCGCAACGGCAACTCCCTGATGTCCACGCGGGTCCGGACCCGGATCACGGCGGAACCGCTGCTCGACGCGCTGGCCCTGGGGCCGGGCGGCGAGCGGCACACCGGTGGTGGACTGTTCGAGAGCGCCGCCTCGACCGATGCGGCGGACGCGTACCACCGGGCGGACGGGCGGACCGCGCCCGGAGTCGTGGAGGGTCCCGGGGAACTCGTCGCGCGGGCCCGCGCGTTGACGGCCGCCGGTCACCCGTCGGCGAGAGCGGCCTGGGACCGCGCCCGCGCCGCCGTCGAAGCCCATGGCGGCGCGCTCGCCCCCGCCGACGCCGCCGACGCCCTGGACGCCGAGGCCCTCGACCTGCAGCGGTCCTGTGCGGGCGGCCCCGAGGCGGCGGCGCTGTTCACGCGCGCGGCGGACCTGCACGCACGAGCCCGGCGCGACGGGCGGGCCCTGGTGTCGCGGGCCCGGGCGCTGATCGTCGCGCCGGACGCCCCGGCGGACGGTCTCGACGCCTTGTGCGTACGGGCCGGAGCTCTGCACGCGGCCGGGCTGGCCACCGCCGCCGAGGCGGTGACGGTGCTCCTGCTGCGCTGCCGGGCATGGGTGGCGGGGCTGGGGGCCGAGCTCGTACCGGCCGGCGTGGGGGCCGGTGCGGGGGCTCGTGCCGGCGTCGGGGCGGGGGCTCCTGAGGGGGCCGGTGAGGCGGGTCACGGAGTGGCGGAGAGCTCGGCCGGGGTGCCTGCCGCGGACGCGCAGGCCCCGGTGGGCGGCATACGGGCGGGCGTTCCGACCGTTCCCGACAGCGCCCGGGCCCGGGAGGAGATCCACCGCCTGCTGGCCTTCGCCGAGGAGGCGCGGGTCGGGCGGGACCGGCGGGGGGACCCGGAGTTGCTGAGCCGGATCGCGTCCGCCGTCGAGCTGCTCGCGCGGATCACCGCACCGGAGGATCCGCGGGCCGCCGTGCGGCTCGCGACGGCCGCGGTGACCGACCATCACGAGGCCGGACGGCCCTGGCTCGCCACCCCCGGCGAACTGCTGCTCGTGAGCCTGCTGTCGGCGGTCGAGGACCACGAGCGGGCGGCGGCCGTGGCACGGGGCGTCCTCGGCGACAGCGCGCGGGTGGAGCTGCTCGGCCCCGGCGACCGGGCCCGGTTCTGTCTGGCGCTCGCCCAGGCGGTGACCGGCCTGGAGGGTCCCGGACCCGAGGCGGAGGCGCTCCTGCTGGACGCCGACCTCTTCGCCGGGTCCGCCGGTGAGGGGGCCGGGCTCGGCGCCCTGGTGCGGCTGCGGCTCGGCGGGCACTACTGCGCGCTCGGGCGGTTCCACGAGGCCGCCGCCACCCTGGAGGCCGTGCTGCCGGAGCTGTCGGCCGGACACGACCCGGCCGACCTGGTCCAGGCCCGGGTGTGGCTGGCGCACGCGGCGACGGGCCTCGGCGAGCCCCGGCAGGCGGCCGAGCAGTACGCGCTGGCCGCGGCGGGGACCCGCGACTGGGCGGACCGGCACCAGCACGCGGTCCTCTCGCAGCAGGCGGCCGAGGCCTTGGCGGCGGCCGGCCTGCCGGAGGAGTCGGCGCGCGCCTACGAGCGCGCGGCCGACCTCTGGCGGGCGCTCGGGGACCGGATCGGGGCGGTGCGCGCGCTGCGGGGCCGGGCCTGGGAGGCGCTGAAGGTGTGGGGGCCCGCCGAGGGCGAGGTCGTCATGGAGGAGGCCCTGCGGGAGAACGAGCGGGCGCTCGCCCTGGCCGGGACGGGCGAGGAGCGGGCGCGCGGAACGGCGGAACTGGGCCACACGCACCAGCAGTTCGCGCACCTCCTCGTGGAGACCGCGGAAGCGGCGCCGTTCGAGGAGGTCGACTCGGCCGAGCGGTACGCCGAGCTCGCCGCCCTCTTCGAACGGGCGCTCGGCCAGGCGGAGCGGGCCATCGCCGCCCTGCGGACCGGCGGCGAGCCCGGCCGCTCCGACCTCTGGCTCTGCGAACTCCTCGCCGTACGCCTGGAGTGGGGGCTGGGACGGGCGGACGCGGCCCAGGGGCGGGCCCGTCGGGTCCACGCCGGCGTGCAGGACCTGCCCGACCCGGACGGCACGCTCTCCGTGATCGCCGCCGAGTGCGAGGCCCTGCTCGGAGCGCCGGACTCCTTCTGACCCGTGGGGAGCCCGGGCATGCGCCCCGGCTCCTCCGGCCCCGGCTCCCGGATTCCCCGTCGGGCCTCAGCCCGTCGCTCGGGCCACGAGGGAGGCGAGGCCGGCTCGGGTCATCACGCCGGTCTTGCGGTAGACCCGGGCCACATGGCTCTCGACCGTGCGGGGGCTGAGGCAGAGGCGGTCGGCGACCGCCTGGTTGGTGAGGCCTTCGGCGACGAGGACGGAGATCTCGCGCTCGCGGGGGGTGAGCGTGGCGAGCGGTCCTTCCGCGTCCGCCGCGGCGGCCGGCCGCGTCGTGCCGGGTGCCGCGGGCTCGGGGCCCAGGGCGGCGGTACGGGTGCGGTCGGCGAGGTCGGTGAGCAGGCGGGCGCCTCCGGCAGTGGCCAGGCTGCGGGCCCGGCGCCACATCGCGGCGGCCTCGGCCGGGTCACCGGCCGCCCGGGCCACGGGGGCGCCGAGCAGCAGCGTGTGGGCCTCGCGCAGGCCGGTGCCCGCGAGGGCGTACTCGTCCGCCGACCGGGCGAACAGCGCCGCCGCCGCGGCCTGTTCGCCCGCGTGGAGGCGCAGCCGGGCGCGGGCCCGCAGGGCGGCGGCCCGCTGGCCGGGCAGGTCCAGGCGGTCGGCCTCGGTCTCGGCGAGCCGGGCCGCCTGGTGGGCCCCGGGCAGGTCGCCGGTGTTGAGCGAGGCCGTGGCGAGGAGTTCGAGGAAGCCGGGGCGCACGGAGGGCTGGATACGGGGCAGGGCGGGGCCGCCGCCCGCGGTGAGCAGGACGTCCCGCACCCGGTACGGGTCCGTGGCGACGGGGACGGCGTGGGCGAGCAGGCTGCGGGCGAGGGTGCCCCACCAGCCGCCGGCGGTGCCGACGGTGGCGGCGGCCTCCTCGGCGGCGGCGAGGGCCTCGGGGTCGCCGAGGGGCCTGGCCTGGAGCAGGATCGTCGCCCTGATGGCGCGGCTGAAGCCGACGACCTCGGCGGCGCCGAGGGTGTCGGCGAGGGTCAGCGCCTCGTCGGCGAGGCCGAGGGAGGTGTCGACGCGGCCGGTGAGGGACTGCACGTACGCGGCGCACAGCAGCATCTGGGAGAGGGCGAACGGGCGTCCCGCGCGGCGGGCGAGGGCGATGCCCCGGGTGGTGTGGCGTTCGGCGGCGGCGAGGTCGTCGAGGAAGAGCTCGCTCCAGCCGAGCCGGACCAGGGCCTCGCAGCACGCGGTGAGTTCGCCGTCGGTCATGGCGTCGACGAGCGCGGCGGCCTCGTCCGCGTGGCCGCGGGCGGCGGCGGTCTCCCCCTCGTACGCCTCGCCGAGGGCGCCGAGGGTGAGCGCCCCGAGGGTGCCGGGCTCGTCCCCCCGCGCGCGGGCGTCGGCGAGGGTGGCGGCGAGTTCGGGGCGGACCTCGGGGAAGCGGGCCTCGAAGAGGGCGCGGCAGCCCCATTCGACGACGAGCCGGAGGCGGAGCGAGGGGCGGGGGCCGGGGCCGCTCCGCAGCTCGCGGCGGATCAGGGCGTCGGCCTCCCGGTAGCGGCCCAGGTGCCGCTCCATGAAGGCGCACAGGAGCACGGCCGCACTGCGGGGTTCCTCCTCGCCGGCGGTCGCGGGGCAGCGGGCGCCGGTGCGGCGGCCCGCTCCGTCCTCGCGGCACAGGGCGAGGAGCCGGTGCAGCAGGTCCCGGCTCTCCTCGACCCGGCCGGCGAGGCCGAGCGCGCGGGCCCGGCGCAGCTTCAGCTCCACGCGGGCCTGGTGGTGTTCGGGGGTGTCGGGCAGGACGTCGAGGACGGCGGCCAGGCGGCGGGCGGTGAGCGCCGGGTCGGTGGCCTCGGTCAGCTCGGCGGCCCGCACCAGGGCGGCGGCCGCGGCGGGCTCCCAGCGCGTCAGGTAGCGCTCGATGTGCGCGGCGCGCGTGGTGGCGGGCGCGCCCGCGCCCGCCAGGCCGTCGGCCGCCCGGCGGTGGTACTCGCGGCGCCGCAGCGGATCCATGGCCCGGCGCACCAGCCCGGCGAGGGCCGGGTGCCGCAGCTCCAGGGTGTGCCCGTCGGGGTGCGGGCGCACGAGGTCGAGCCGCACCAGGTCCCGTACGGCCTGGACGAGTTCGTCGCGGGTGGCGCCGGTGACGGCGGGCAGCAGGTCGGTGCGGGCCTCGTCGCCGAGCACGGCGACGGCGTCGACGACGGCGCGCGCCGGGGGGTCGAGCGGTGCGAGTTCGTCGAAGAGGGCGGCGAGCGCGCCGCCGCTGCCCCGGCCGCCCGCGAGGGCCAGGAAGTAGGCGGGGTTCCCGCCGCTGGCCGCGTGCAGTTCGGCCACGCGGTCCCGGGGCAGCCCGGGGGCGAGCCGGTCGGCGCACTCCGCCTCGTCGAGGGGGCCGAGCGCGATCCTGGTGAGGGTGCCGCTCTCGGCGCCCCGGGCGAGGGCGGCGGCGAGGGCCGGCGGGGTCCGCCGCTCGCGGCGGGCCGTCACCACGAGCACGGGCGCGGCGACGGGGTGGCGCAGCAGGTGGTCGAGCAGGTCGAGCGATTCGGGGTCGGCGCGGTGCACGTCGTCGAGGACGAGGAGCAGCGCGGGTTCGGCGACCCTGGCGAGGGCCTCCGCGGTCCGCCGGAAGAGTCCGTACGGCTCCGGCCAGACCTGCGGCGGCGCCCCCAGCAGATGCCGTTCGGACGGGGTGGGCCCGCCGGGGTCCGCCCAGGGGCCGGCCCCGACGGGCGCCTGCGGCCCGGTCGCGTGCGGGCCGGTTCCCGGCTGTCGGGCGGGCCCGGTCCCGGTGTCCGGCGGGAAGGCGGGAAACGTCCACGGCGCCCGGCCGGCCGGGCGGACCGGGCGGCGCGTCGGGCGGCCCTGCGCGTTGCCCGCCGACGGGACGCTCCCGGCGGCGCAGGCCACCCGCACCGCGTCCGCCGGGTCGACGGCGTCGGGCGGGTCTGTGGGACGGGGCGCCTCGCCGGCTGCTCCGAGGTCCGCGAAGGCGTCCGCGAACACCTCGAACGGCAAGGGCCGCTCCCGCTCCGAAGCCCGGCCGTGCAGGACGGTGACGCCCGCCCGGCGGGCGCGGGCGGCGAGCTCGGTGAGGAGGCGGCTCTTGCCGACGCCGGGCTCGCCCGTGATGTCGACGGCCTTCGGGGCGTCGGTCCCGCGGCGCCCCGGTGACCGCAGCAGCGATTCCAGACGGGCGAGTTCGGCTCGCCGTCCGGCGAAGGGGGCGCGGTCGACGCTCCCCTCCCCTGTGCTTGTGTTCATGACCAGTCCCCCACGGACTTCGTTCCCCGTCACCCGTTGTACGGCACGCCTCTGACAACCGTGCCGTCGCCCCTGGGATCAGTGGCCGGGCGACAGCGCCTTGAAGGCCCTCGTCTGCTCGGTGATGGCCCGCTCGGTGGGCAGCCGCTCGACCGAGGAGGCGCCGAAGAAGCCGACGACTCCGGTGGTGTGCGCCAGGACGTAGGCGGCGTCCTCGGGTTCGGCGATGGGGCCGCCGTGGCAGAGCACGAGCACGTCGGGGTTCACCCGTTTGGCCGCATCGTGCATCTCCTGGACGGCCGCCGCCGCGCCGTCCAGGGTGAGGGCCGTGCCGGCGCCGATGTCCCCCTTCGTGGTGAGGCCCACGTGCGGGACGAGGACGTCGGCCCCGGCCCGGGCCATGTCGGCGGCCTGCTCCGGGTCGAAGACGTACGGCGCGGTGAGCAGGTCGCGCTCGTGGGCCGCGCGGACCATGTCGACCTCCAGGCCGTAACCCATGCCGGTCTCCTCCAGGTTGACCCGGAAGGTGCCGTCGTAGAGGCCGACGGTGGGGAAGTTCTGCACCCCGGCGAAGCCCATGGCCTTGAGCTCGTCCAGGAAGAGGTCCATCCGGCGGAAGGGGTCCGTGCCGCAGACTCCGGCGAGGACGGGGGTGTCGCG includes the following:
- a CDS encoding HSP90 family protein → MDHEEPEIAPHTSHMFQVDLRGLVDLLSHHLYSSPRVYLRELLQNAVDALTARRALDPRAPARVHLHADGTTLRITDTGIGLTETDVHTLLATIGHSSKRDTTHGLDTAHGLETARADFLGQFGIGLLACFVVAAEIRVVSRSARTPQAPPVEWRAHDDGSYTVTTLDDTAHPEPGTTVHLTARPGTTDWLTHDRVLTLARHYGTLLPHTIHVGQDRVTDSPAVWDRAFASAEERRTALAGHCRATLGFTPLDVIELDVPLAGLRGLAYVLPSQVSPAHRGGHRVHLKGMLLTEKADGLLPDWAFFVRCVLDTDTLRPTASRESLYEDGTLDGVREALGRALRDWLAELAASDPERLRRLLAVHHLGVRYLARHDDGILAAMLPWLPFETTDGRLSLDEFARRHPVVHFTRTVEEFRQVAAIAAAQGIGVVNGGHTYDCALVERLPSVRPGTVVAELDADTVTDRLDAVAPDHERALTAFLSVARTALDALDCDVTLRAFRPLTLPALLLDARDGRHEQARAEAEGEADDLWAGILGSLRGSTPRARLVLNHQSPLVRRIATLDEPRLTATAVEALYGQALLMAQRPLRPADNALLNRTFLGLLERSVRPGPGGTARTADPAPERPSGEHR
- a CDS encoding tetratricopeptide repeat protein, producing the protein MSRSLDEIRTDVYRNSEEPYGSARSARAERLVTEAEATGDRPLLVEALTELTVAYTSNAEGDKMFVPFARLLRMWDQNPADFDEDDTHELFWMFKWVSGNALDQPGIPLDSIEQWLTEMRHRYRLAGHSERGVHSREFEVARHLGDLPRAERALAAMLASERDEMADCHACELHERGRWETERGEDARALDVWLPVLDGRAGCMHEPHAVLALSLLPLVRLGRLDEARAHHLRGYRMARAEAGLTVSVAAHVEFCALTGNEPRGLEILAEQSARWGPRGDAGPYLQWLSCAALLTGRLVTLGQGERPVSGPAGTQWTAASLHAYATQEALALAARFDTRNGNSLMSTRVRTRITAEPLLDALALGPGGERHTGGGLFESAASTDAADAYHRADGRTAPGVVEGPGELVARARALTAAGHPSARAAWDRARAAVEAHGGALAPADAADALDAEALDLQRSCAGGPEAAALFTRAADLHARARRDGRALVSRARALIVAPDAPADGLDALCVRAGALHAAGLATAAEAVTVLLLRCRAWVAGLGAELVPAGVGAGAGARAGVGAGAPEGAGEAGHGVAESSAGVPAADAQAPVGGIRAGVPTVPDSARAREEIHRLLAFAEEARVGRDRRGDPELLSRIASAVELLARITAPEDPRAAVRLATAAVTDHHEAGRPWLATPGELLLVSLLSAVEDHERAAAVARGVLGDSARVELLGPGDRARFCLALAQAVTGLEGPGPEAEALLLDADLFAGSAGEGAGLGALVRLRLGGHYCALGRFHEAAATLEAVLPELSAGHDPADLVQARVWLAHAATGLGEPRQAAEQYALAAAGTRDWADRHQHAVLSQQAAEALAAAGLPEESARAYERAADLWRALGDRIGAVRALRGRAWEALKVWGPAEGEVVMEEALRENERALALAGTGEERARGTAELGHTHQQFAHLLVETAEAAPFEEVDSAERYAELAALFERALGQAERAIAALRTGGEPGRSDLWLCELLAVRLEWGLGRADAAQGRARRVHAGVQDLPDPDGTLSVIAAECEALLGAPDSF
- a CDS encoding helix-turn-helix transcriptional regulator; its protein translation is MNTSTGEGSVDRAPFAGRRAELARLESLLRSPGRRGTDAPKAVDITGEPGVGKSRLLTELAARARRAGVTVLHGRASERERPLPFEVFADAFADLGAAGEAPRPTDPPDAVDPADAVRVACAAGSVPSAGNAQGRPTRRPVRPAGRAPWTFPAFPPDTGTGPARQPGTGPHATGPQAPVGAGPWADPGGPTPSERHLLGAPPQVWPEPYGLFRRTAEALARVAEPALLLVLDDVHRADPESLDLLDHLLRHPVAAPVLVVTARRERRTPPALAAALARGAESGTLTRIALGPLDEAECADRLAPGLPRDRVAELHAASGGNPAYFLALAGGRGSGGALAALFDELAPLDPPARAVVDAVAVLGDEARTDLLPAVTGATRDELVQAVRDLVRLDLVRPHPDGHTLELRHPALAGLVRRAMDPLRRREYHRRAADGLAGAGAPATTRAAHIERYLTRWEPAAAAALVRAAELTEATDPALTARRLAAVLDVLPDTPEHHQARVELKLRRARALGLAGRVEESRDLLHRLLALCREDGAGRRTGARCPATAGEEEPRSAAVLLCAFMERHLGRYREADALIRRELRSGPGPRPSLRLRLVVEWGCRALFEARFPEVRPELAATLADARARGDEPGTLGALTLGALGEAYEGETAAARGHADEAAALVDAMTDGELTACCEALVRLGWSELFLDDLAAAERHTTRGIALARRAGRPFALSQMLLCAAYVQSLTGRVDTSLGLADEALTLADTLGAAEVVGFSRAIRATILLQARPLGDPEALAAAEEAAATVGTAGGWWGTLARSLLAHAVPVATDPYRVRDVLLTAGGGPALPRIQPSVRPGFLELLATASLNTGDLPGAHQAARLAETEADRLDLPGQRAAALRARARLRLHAGEQAAAAALFARSADEYALAGTGLREAHTLLLGAPVARAAGDPAEAAAMWRRARSLATAGGARLLTDLADRTRTAALGPEPAAPGTTRPAAAADAEGPLATLTPREREISVLVAEGLTNQAVADRLCLSPRTVESHVARVYRKTGVMTRAGLASLVARATG
- a CDS encoding phosphoenolpyruvate hydrolase family protein yields the protein MNRQDVLARLRAQIAQGRPVVGAGAGTGLSAKCAEAGGVDLLIIYNSGRYRMAGRGSLAGLLPYGDANAIVKDMAREVLPVVRDTPVLAGVCGTDPFRRMDLFLDELKAMGFAGVQNFPTVGLYDGTFRVNLEETGMGYGLEVDMVRAAHERDLLTAPYVFDPEQAADMARAGADVLVPHVGLTTKGDIGAGTALTLDGAAAAVQEMHDAAKRVNPDVLVLCHGGPIAEPEDAAYVLAHTTGVVGFFGASSVERLPTERAITEQTRAFKALSPGH